One window from the genome of Haloarcula sp. CBA1127 encodes:
- a CDS encoding PIN domain-containing protein, with the protein MIVDTSFILDIIDGVEAALEKERELEAANVPLVIPSVTVLELYIGVGKIANTREERQAVEAVLDSYPLIDMTPSISRRAGRLLGEQMAGADDGEGPGIGKGDAAIAATAMERDEPVLAGDSHFGTIPSVTHESYR; encoded by the coding sequence ATGATTGTCGATACGAGCTTTATTTTGGATATCATCGACGGTGTCGAAGCGGCGCTTGAGAAGGAACGGGAGCTCGAAGCAGCGAACGTTCCATTGGTGATTCCATCAGTGACAGTCTTGGAATTGTACATTGGCGTTGGGAAGATCGCGAATACTCGCGAGGAACGTCAGGCGGTAGAAGCCGTGCTTGACTCGTACCCACTCATCGATATGACCCCGAGCATCTCTCGTCGCGCCGGTCGGCTACTCGGTGAACAGATGGCTGGTGCGGATGATGGTGAGGGGCCAGGTATTGGCAAAGGAGACGCGGCAATCGCTGCAACCGCTATGGAGCGTGATGAGCCTGTTCTCGCCGGCGACAGCCACTTCGGAACCATTCCCAGTGTAACTCACGAAAGCTATCGGTAG
- a CDS encoding DUF4870 domain-containing protein, protein MTASATGKESNRNQNTAIAALVHIAGLLFGFFAIAFVYLVSDDEFIKANASNALNWHVPMSLVAVFVAITGIVVSEVIGVALAILIAVATICFALIASMKAYQGQAWKYPIFYQMI, encoded by the coding sequence ATGACCGCGAGCGCCACTGGAAAGGAGAGTAATCGTAATCAAAATACTGCTATTGCAGCACTGGTTCACATCGCTGGCCTGCTCTTTGGCTTTTTTGCCATCGCCTTTGTGTATTTAGTATCGGATGACGAATTTATAAAAGCAAATGCATCTAATGCATTAAATTGGCACGTTCCCATGTCTTTGGTCGCTGTGTTCGTTGCTATAACCGGCATCGTAGTGAGTGAGGTTATTGGTGTAGCATTGGCAATACTCATAGCGGTAGCAACGATTTGCTTTGCGCTTATCGCGAGCATGAAAGCGTATCAAGGCCAAGCATGGAAGTATCCGATATTCTATCAGATGATCTGA
- a CDS encoding winged helix-turn-helix domain-containing protein, whose product MTDEELSGILNILSDEHSRTILQETMKRPMSADELSEICNISTQTVYRRTDRLSSYGLLETEMEYDEDGHHFQIYTADPAQIVIGISEEDANVTISKRERMADRFSEFISQVRDQ is encoded by the coding sequence ATGACCGACGAAGAGTTGAGTGGCATCTTGAACATCCTAAGCGATGAACATTCGAGAACAATTCTCCAAGAAACAATGAAACGGCCAATGTCAGCTGATGAATTGAGTGAGATATGTAATATATCGACACAGACAGTCTATCGTCGGACAGACAGACTCTCGTCATATGGTCTGTTAGAGACAGAAATGGAATATGATGAAGACGGCCACCATTTTCAGATTTATACCGCCGATCCAGCTCAGATTGTGATTGGCATTTCTGAAGAGGATGCTAATGTGACTATCAGTAAGCGGGAACGAATGGCTGACCGCTTCAGCGAGTTTATAAGCCAAGTGAGGGATCAATGA
- a CDS encoding antitoxin VapB family protein — MSHQVRLEDDVYERIKANKRDDESFSDAVERLIGGHSLSDLRGVFDEDQVTEMRDAIEQANEDDRDEVRDVAERFE, encoded by the coding sequence ATGTCACATCAGGTTCGTCTGGAGGACGATGTCTACGAACGGATCAAAGCAAACAAGCGTGATGACGAGTCGTTTAGCGACGCCGTGGAGCGGCTTATCGGTGGGCACTCACTCAGTGACCTGCGCGGCGTGTTCGACGAGGACCAAGTGACTGAGATGCGGGACGCTATCGAGCAGGCTAATGAGGACGACCGCGACGAGGTTCGAGATGTCGCGGAGCGATTCGAATGA